The following nucleotide sequence is from Acinetobacter lwoffii.
ACGGTGCATGTTCACAGTATTGATCGTCTGGCACGTAATACAAATGATCTGAAGACTTGTGAATAGTCCTTAATGATCGTGGCATAACTATTATTTTTCATAAAAGAGAATCTGATTTTCAGGTCATGATTATTGCTCAATCGGCAATGAATAAACTTATGTTCCAAATGCTCGCTGCATTCGCAGAGTTTGAACGCTCTATGATCCGTGAACGCCAAAGAGAAGGAATTAATAAAGCCAAAGCTAAAGGCTTATATAAAGGTAGAAAACGAAAAATAGATTATGCAGAAATACAGAAAGCTATGAAGGTCGAAGGGGCAACTTTTAGAAGTGTTGCTAAACAGTTCGATGTAGGTGTTGCAACTGTACAAAGAGCGTTAAAAGTAGCTACTACAGAATAAGGGGTTACACATAAATTTTTCTACCATTTATCTTTAATACATTGTATTTCAATTAGATTAAGTTTACTATTTGATTTTGTCACAAAATCAAAGGGGTTTTTATGAATGAAATTAGAAAAGGTGGTCCATAGGGAAGGTGCAGGAAGAAAGGCAATTTTACAATGAACCCACTAAGACTATGCGTGTACCAATATCACGTATTGTAGAGATTAAGAAGTTTTTAGCGAATCATAAAAAGACTACCTTAAATGATGTAGCTACTATAACTTTAATTAATCCTTCAACCTTTAAAACGTATTCCTTTAGCTTCAGAAAAAGTAGCTGCTGGTTTCCCTTCTCCCGCACAAGATTACATTGATAAAACTTTAGATATGAATGAACACCTTGTGAAAAATGAAGCTGCAACATTTGTTGTCAAAGTAGCTTCTCTTTCCATGCGTGACGCAGGCATTGAAATTGATGACGAGCTTTTAGTGGATCGTAGTCTTGAAGCTAAACACGAAGATATTGTTATTGCCTTAATTGACAATGAGTTCACCGTTAAGCGGTTAATGGTTGAAGGTGATAAGTGTTGGCTTAAAGCTGAAAATCCAGATTATGACTCGATATTCACCTTAATGATTGCCAAGAATTATTAATATGGGGTGTAGTGACCCTTTGTCATTATAGCCATTTAGAAACATAAATAATCTAATCCTATTGGTCTAATTACATGGAAAATCAAAATAAGATCTCTTGCTTTGGTAGACATAAATAACTGTTATGTAAGTTGTGAACGTGTCTTTAATCCAAGCCTGCAATAATAAGCCCGTAATCGTATTCTATAATAATTACGGTTGTGCTGGTGGCTCGGTTACACACGAAGCTAAAGACTTACGGAACTCAAAGATGGGATGAACCTCTTTTTTCAACTCAGGAAGCTAGTAGAGCAGCACAATATACAGTCCTCTTTCGAGTACTTATCGCTCTATATGCGGAAAGTCCCGCCAGATTTATAAAAGTACTAGCTGAATTAGTTACACCTCAAGAACAAGAAATTTATTCAGATTGATAATGCTTTTTAGATCAAACTGCTATGCCTTCAAATTATGATCTAACTGATGTATGCTCATTAATCTGGAATCGGCTCTCACGTTGGCTAGGTTTGCCGGCCTGTATTGGCATTGGGCGGACTTAAAACAGAAGCAAAAAATGGCTAATCATATCGCTAAAAAGAATAGTTATTTAAAAGGTGTATGTAACCTTGTTTCAATGGACTATTGTTCGATTGAGGGCTTATATCAATCTATAGAAGTTAGTGAAGATATGGGGGATTTGGTAGAAAGCATACTAAACAGCTGAATAGCCTAAGCATTAATACAGTTCTAGATTTTGTCTGTGCTTCACCCTTACATGAATAGCAGATCAATTCTCTGTAGTCATGCACCAGAACACTATTAGAATTACAGGGAATTCTTGCATTGAAATTGAGCAAAGTCCTAAAGCAAAAAAACAAATAATAGCACGCCGTTCCTTGGCCAGAATAGTTTATAGCTGTGAGGATCTTAAAGAAGAACGATTACGCTTATGTTCAGGATGCCCGTAAGCCGTTTAAGAAGTGAAAATTTACTATGTGGCTGTATTATTAGTATTTGTTCAATCTAATCCATTTGATACTTCTGAGCCTTTTTAATAAATCTTTGTCTTACGCTTTACCCCGATCCATCAGACAATAGTTTAGTACTTTCTAAATTTGCTACCTCAATGGTTGATCAGCTCCTACCTAGAAGAATATTGGATTTAAAAAATGTGGAGCTTATCGCTCACTTGTCTTGAACCTAAGCCACTCATATTCTATGACTTATTCACGGACATGAACCCAAGTAGAATCAAGTAATAAACTTATGGATTGCACTCGATGCATATACAGAATAAATTTGGTAAGAGAAAATAGGATTAGGTGCCAGTATGCTACCTGATAGAAATTGGATATGTCACGTAATAGCTGTACTCCCAATTACTTTAAATGGTGATCAACTTCATGAGTGTTTAATAATTAGTCATCGACTAAGATAATTTTTTTGCATGTGACTTGCCACCTGGCTCTAAAGGAATAACAGGAATTGAAATTACACAAATCATGCAGCCGTTTATAAGCTCTTTTAATAGTAGAGTCTTGTTATGGCCTTAAACAGGTGTATAACCCTACTTTGATCATAGATAAAAGAAGTAAAGACGTTAGCTTTAATGAGAAAAAATAACGGCCTCTGTACCTATATAGGTGAGCTATGATCAAGAAATAGTTTTTAAAGAAATCCTCATTAAAGCCTTTAGTCATTACGTGGAAAACGCCGATTTATACCTGTTTTTAATATGGTCAATGTACCTTATGACCTTAGAGATACTTTTACTTTAATACAGATAAAAAAATTATTGGATCGGCCTGTCATGAAAAGTTTTCCCAAAAGCAGTATTGCCCTAATGAAAAGTAGTATATGCACTAGAAATTGTGAGAGAGCAATAAATTCTATAGTTTAAATATAGACTTTCTACTACGATTATAAATATTTAATAAAGTGACGAACTATTTTTAGGAAAAAAGATGGCTGTTGATATTAATGATATTGTTTCGATTGGAAAACATCTCTTTCGTTTAGTGGTAGTACCACTAAAAATTTTTGCCAAATATGTAGGTGAAAATTCGCGCGTCATTATAAAGAGTACTTGAAACAATACGACAAATTGCCAAAAAATTCTCCCTAAGCCCTTCCTTCAATTACCGCAGACACCACCTGATGATGTTTTAGTATTAAAGCACAAGGCTTTAGAACGCAAATACCAAGTAGGTATTCAATCAATATTCAGAATATTATCTCGATGTTTTTGATACTACAAACAACTTAAAGATTCCTGTAATTCGATTAACTCACAGATAGAAAATTTTGATAGATATTTATCTCATCATGCACTTAGGTCAAGATCAAGTAAAAATTTTTAGTGATGATGAGTTAACCTTACCGAATTACAATGGATGAATTAAAGTCCTTCTGATCTCATAACTAGGATTGAATCAAATAGTTTGATTGACTACAGGCCGATAGTAGAACAACTAATATAAAAGTGTCACCTAATGAGTATCTCTATTTCTGCATGCGAATATACTAAAGATCTTATATTGCTAGCTTATTTTTTAATGATGGTTCTCCATTACCCGCAGGTTATGGCCATACTATAGAGGTGTGGGATAGCCGCGATTTAGTTGAATATATCCAACGCTATAAACCAATCCTAAGTATTGAAAATAAATCACAATTCTAGAGAAACCTGATCGGAAAGATCATTATATGTATCTAGAATTGTAAGAGCAATTCAGTACGATAACTATCTCGTTAGCGTTCTTGTTCCTTCCCTTTGTTCAATCTTTGTTGTGGATCTGGCTTATTAGGTTGAATCTGTGGCTGTGGTTTTTTCACTTCTACCTGTTTCCGTAAATAGTCCACTAGATCAACTGCTAGTTTTCTATCTTGCGGATCTGGTGACTGTGATAGAGCTTTAGTAATTTCCTTGTAATGCGTCAATGCTTCTTTTTCTTGCTGTTTAGCTTTCTGGACACGTTCTGGACTTGCCTTATTTTTACCATATCGCTTAAACGATTTGCCCTGCTCTTTCATTTGTTTAACTGACTGCTTATCACTTCTATTTTTTTGAAGCCTAGCTATACCGTTTTGTCGCATTCGCTTCAATCCCTCTGGATCTTAATTTTTCAGCAAAACTTTCTCGCCATTCCTGAAGATCAGCCTTCCTGATATTTAACCGATCCCCTTTTTCAGAAACAGCTTTAACAACAACATGCACATGCGGGTTTTCACTTGGATCTTTTGAAGGGTCATTGGTAAAGGTATGCTGCACCATCATATATTTATGGTCTTTAAAATGTTCCTCTGCAAATTCTTTTGCAGCATCATAAAACGCCTTTTCATCCGTACCTTTCGGCATAGATAACACAATATTAAAAGCCTGCTTATATTTAGATTCTTCATCAGAAATAGGTGTACCTGACATTTGCCAATCTTCAGCAGTATCTTCTATATCATCCTTACCATTAACTTTATTTCCGTCCTGATCAATTCCCTCTAATTGCCCATTTCGTGTGATATATCCCATGTGGGCTTTCACCTTCCCCATAGAATTACCTCCACCAGTAACCTTGACCATTACTTCAGGGGTCTTTTTACTGATTCTATTTAAAGTTTGCCTTAACGCTATTTGGAGATGATTTAGGGCTGATTTAGCTGAATGGCCAGATCCATTTTTAGGCTTAGACAGATCATTTAAAAAAGTATCTAAACTTTGGGTCTGATTAACACGCTTAACTTTAGATCCGTTAAGTAGCTGCTCACCATGAGCAAGCAAAGTGCTTTGCACTTCTCTGGTAGTCTTACTGCTTCCGTTAGCCATTATTCCCACCTCTTTTTATTGCGCTCTAATAGAGTGAAAACATGCCTAACTTGAGCTTTTACTAGCTGATGCACTCGCTCGACAAATTCTCTATCGTAAGACTCATAAATACCCTGATTCATATTCTAGCCATTTGGTTTAGGTTTCTACCAATCGCCAAAAGCTGACTATTTGATTCGCCAAGTTTAAGAGCTTCTTCCTGGCTAAAGAATATTGAATCTTTTGTGACATTAGCTGTTAAAACCGAAATGATATAATGATTCGGTTTCATACCGACCTGTGCTGCTTTTTCATTAATGGCTTTCATCAAACTTGGTTTAAGCCGTAATTCTTTGCGTGATGTTTTTTCAAATACATCTATAACGTCTTGCGTTTTTTCTATTTCAGATAACTTATCCTTGATCATTTTTTTGAGCAGGTTGTCTGGATCTACTTCTTCAAACTTAGCTAACTGATAGAATTTTTTCGGCTAAGTCCTTTTCAAGATTCAAGGAAAAATCTTGTCCTGAATATTCTGGATCATTCTCTTTTTGATAAGAAAGTTCTAACGCTTTTTGGAAAGGTGCGCCTTTCTTAATTCCCTGTTTTTCACACTTTGCCTCCCACCAATCAAGCACTGCCCGATCAACTCTGAAAAAGATTTTATTGTCTTTAGCCATGATTAATTCCATAAGCAAAGTGATATTTTTGCTTATCCCATTTTATCAACTGGGTGACAAAATGGCAATTTTAACGGCTGCTGCCTATCCTGCCCTAGATTATATACTCTTCTTTTTTCCCTCTTTTCTCCTTAGTCATGACTAAGGGTAATCAAGGCTAGGTGGTCGGGATAACCCGCCAAAAAAAAAACCTTGCATAAGCAAGGTCTTTTTTCCATTGATAGGTTTAGGCTTCTTGTAAATACTCGATTCAAGGCTGCTGCAATCTACAGATACCTCTGTTCCATCTTCGTATTTGATCCATGCAAAACCCAAGAAGTAGGCTTTTTATTTAGCATCAGGTTCGCTTGTCGGCCGTCATGAATAACAAACTAAAAGCGGTTTTTTGATTTTGTCTGGATCTTCTTCTTTAGCTTCTGGCTGCTCTTTCTGATTCGATTGATCCATCAGTTTTTTAACTTCTGGTTCTTCTGGTTCTTCAGTCGCTTCAGCTTGATCATCCCCTCAAATTGAAAGATTCATTATCATCAATAATGGCGGTTTGCTCTTGCTTTCTTGCGCCTGTGGTTCTTGATCTACTTCAGTCGCTTCAGCTTGCTTAGGTTCTTTTAACTTTTTAGATAAAAGCCTGAACTCTAGATCTGATAATGTCCTGACCATTCTCTAAAGATCATCCACCCAAGCGTTTACTTCTTCAGGGAAGGATTCCAAAGTTTGCGTAAGTCATACAAAGTCTTTGGAGATTTAAACCTGCATCATAAGCCTTAGATAAGCATTCTGGCATATCTACTAAAGCTAAGTGAGTAGAAATGAAAAACAGGATCTTCATTTAACTTTTTAGCGATTACGTTTTTCTTCTCACCTTGCTTAATTTTCTTCTTGGATGAAAAGTGCAAGCTCAATAGGTGAATGGTTAAGGCGTTCTTTATTCTCCATGACTTGATCATATCAATCATGATCATTATCAACAAAGCAGGGATAGTTTCCCTTGCCAGCCATCACTGAAGCTCTAAAACGTCTAGCTCCATAAATTGATGATCCACTTGCCTTGTTCTGTTGGGTGGGGTTTAACACTAATTGGTGTTTTAACTCCACGAGCCTTGATTGATTCGACCATTTTTTGCATCTGATCTTCTGGAAACTCAACACGCGGCTGATCTGGATCTTCAAGAATATCTGTAAGTGGAATCTGCTTAGGTGTTCCGTCTGCTACTGGTGCAGAATTACCTAGATCAATACCTTCCAAAGCTGATAAATCTAACATTCCTTAAATCTCCATAAACTTGTTAATGCTTTCAACAAACTGTTTTTAATTCAGCCCATGCGGTAAAACCGCTAGTTTTACCCAATTTATTTGTAGGTATGCCTTGCGCTTGCGCTTCAGCGATTGCAGTCGTTTTTTAACGAAGGCATAGCTACCGTCTGAGTTTTTGATCAGGTTACTTTGAAAAATGCTGAACAATAGCTTTTAGGTTGTCTTTCTGAAATGGAGTTGGTTCAACAATATTCGGAAGGATGCCGATTAATTTTAAATTTGGGTTTAGCTTTTGATTAATCGCTTGGATCTGCTTGAGTAATCCACCGATGCCGTCAATAGCTTCCTGATTCAATTGAATTGGACTTAAAACATAGTCACTAACAATTAATGAAGCTACTTGGCGAATGTCGGGATTTGGATTGGTATCAATCAGGCAAACATCAAATAAAGAATCAACTGATTTTAAAAACTTCTGGTAATTGGTGGCAAAGTTGTTATGCAAAGTGCCATTTTTTTCAATAGCTGTTAATTCTGGTGTTGCTTGTACCAAAGTAAAGGCTTCAGGATTTGAAATAGTTTGATCTTCTTTGGTCAGCATGTCGAATGCAGATACATTAGCTACAGTCACAGCCCCGCCAGTAATCAATGCTTTTGTAGTGTTCTTCTGGTGGTCTAGATCAATGACTAATACACGCAAGCCCAAAGAATTTAAATAGTGTGCATACTGGCAAATGATTGCAGATTTACCCACACCGCCCTTTTGATTTGAAGCAACAACTTTTTTCATATTTCACCTAGTTTAATGGCTTATTAAGGGTCGCCCTATTGCGTCCTTATGCTGTATATTCTAACGTCCACCTGTGGACATTGCAAGCATTTTCTTAGTCATGACTAAGTTTTTTATCATAAAAAAATCCTCCCATAAAGGGAGGACGTAAATTAAAAATCTTCAGGATAACCGATTGTTATGACTGGCTCTCCTTGATCTCCACCATGAACGTGCAATTCTAAAATATGATTTCTCTTGCGACCTGCGCCTGTGATAATCACAGTAAAACGTACCGCACTAGGGCTTAGGTGTGTCTTATATACTCGGCTCATCCATAAAATGTCATGAATAACGCCCTCTAAGTCATTAAGCCATTTTTCATTTTTTACCGCCTTATCAACTACCGCCCAAAGCGCAGAAGTGAAACAGATAGGATGCTTATAATGTTCTTTTGCCAGTCCATCTAATTTAGGACTAAGAGAATTGATTGCAACTAAAAAACCATCTTCAATGGCTTGCTGACGTGTGTAAACTGAAATGTATTGTTCCATGATTTTTAACCTGTTTTATTTCAGGTCGCCCGATGCGTCCTGATAAAGTCATTATATCAGTCCACCTGTGGACATTCAAGCAAAAGCTTAGTCATGACTAATTTTTTTATAGGGAAAATTGAGTAGAAAAATATCCGTTTTAATACCTGGCTAAACCGCTTTTCAGATGCTCTTATTTGCGATTCTTAGGCTGCTGACAGCCTTTTTTATATATGAAGCTAGGTTATCCTAGCACCGACCTGAACAGGCCAAAATGAGCGTATATAAAGCAGAACAGATAGACAATTTTTTATGTTTTTTAGGCAAGCTAAAAACCAAAAAAATCGCCACCAAAAAAAACCTCCCATTGTGGGAGGTCTAGCTTAAACGGCTAAGTTATAAGTAATTCTGTAATCTTCAAAATAACCGTTTTCATTATCTCCCCTTCTGATTCTTTCAATATGAGTAACATTGTGGGCTACTCGGCAACTAATCATGATTTTTTCAATTTCTTGAAATAGTGTTTTTTCATCAAAGATTGGAAACCAAATATTATTAGATCCAGTTAAAACCTCATGACCGCAAAAATGAACCAGTTTACCTGTAGGAATAGTTTGTAAAGATTGCAACTATTGAAGCTCGCATAATGAATTCCTGTTTTTATTCAGGTCGCCCGATGCGTCCCTGATAAAAGTCATTATATCAGTCCACCTGTGGACATTCAAGCAAAAACTTAGTCATGACTAAGGATAATAAGGCTTAGTCATGACTAAGAGAATTGATAAAAAAAGCCCCCTTTCGGGGACTTATTCATTAAGCGTTAAAAGTTGTCTTTCTTCTGCCATTCTGGTTTTTTTAACTTTCTGGCTGCCGTGTAACTCTCGCATTTTGATCTAAAGTCATTCG
It contains:
- a CDS encoding ParB N-terminal domain-containing protein codes for the protein MLDLSALEGIDLGNSAPVADGTPKQIPLTDILEDPDQPRVEFPEDQMQKMVESIKARGVKTPISVKPHPTEQGKWIINLWS
- a CDS encoding recombinase family protein — translated: MIIAQSAMNKLMFQMLAAFAEFERSMIRERQREGINKAKAKGLYKGRKRKIDYAEIQKAMKVEGATFRSVAKQFDVGVATVQRALKVATTE
- a CDS encoding plasmid mobilization protein yields the protein MIKDKLSEIEKTQDVIDVFEKTSRKELRLKPSLMKAINEKAAQVGMKPNHYIISVLTANVTKDSIFFSQEEALKLGESNSQLLAIGRNLNQMARI
- a CDS encoding relaxase/mobilization nuclease domain-containing protein — its product is MANGSSKTTREVQSTLLAHGEQLLNGSKVKRVNQTQSLDTFLNDLSKPKNGSGHSAKSALNHLQIALRQTLNRISKKTPEVMVKVTGGGNSMGKVKAHMGYITRNGQLEGIDQDGNKVNGKDDIEDTAEDWQMSGTPISDEESKYKQAFNIVLSMPKGTDEKAFYDAAKEFAEEHFKDHKYMMVQHTFTNDPSKDPSENPHVHVVVKAVSEKGDRLNIRKADLQEWRESFAEKLRSRGIEANATKRYS
- a CDS encoding ParA family protein; the protein is MKKVVASNQKGGVGKSAIICQYAHYLNSLGLRVLVIDLDHQKNTTKALITGGAVTVANVSAFDMLTKEDQTISNPEAFTLVQATPELTAIEKNGTLHNNFATNYQKFLKSVDSLFDVCLIDTNPNPDIRQVASLIVSDYVLSPIQLNQEAIDGIGGLLKQIQAINQKLNPNLKLIGILPNIVEPTPFQKDNLKAIVQHFSK
- a CDS encoding DUF6573 family protein; the protein is MEQYISVYTRQQAIEDGFLVAINSLSPKLDGLAKEHYKHPICFTSALWAVVDKAVKNEKWLNDLEGVIHDILWMSRVYKTHLSPSAVRFTVIITGAGRKRNHILELHVHGGDQGEPVITIGYPEDF